Proteins encoded together in one Triticum dicoccoides isolate Atlit2015 ecotype Zavitan chromosome 7B, WEW_v2.0, whole genome shotgun sequence window:
- the LOC119336292 gene encoding uncharacterized protein LOC119336292, which translates to MARGKVAMRLVGNAGERARKHAKRTAGLKKKASELATLCGVPVGLVCTGAGAPPLVWESEEGVLERYRRAVPPEARAGHTHRAYLETELGKRRAKFARARHGCPAALPDWDEALNDMTLDEARELLQAIDAALRATGDRMEALGLPDGRGHGPLDQQVAPDSSDDAVMLQQLGHGVGVPWAGGYPVDMADAAGFQQLQMVPYDGGNNDGLLERFPGGHGFQMQRGCAGDNYSGGCDGMIAPGITNADYNYSGCGDRMLAPDFADAGYKYNYAGGGDGMLTLGPANAGCNYSGSGDGMLAPGFANAVCNYSGGGGQMLAPGFGDAGYNWPDLTMWHTDEVCDTAMPRGYYPGFADEHYAAEVATGGNYVNTLPSGYSYPMGMGMGMGVGDNFTSLESSYTAAHWQAEALQHSDTSTSTGELLSAASSPRYLY; encoded by the coding sequence ATGGCGCGCGGCAAGGTCGCCATGAGGCTCGTCGGGAACGCGGGGGAGCGCGCCAGGAAGCACGCCAAGAGGACCGCGGGGCTCAAGAAGAAGGCGTCGGAGCTGGCCACGCTCTGCGGGGTCCCGGTCGGGCTCGTCTGCACCGGCGCCGGGGCTCCGCCGCTCGTGTGGGAGTCGGAGGAGGGCGTGCTCGAGAGGTACCGCCGCGCCGTCCCGCCGGAGGCCCGCGCGGGGCACACGCACCGGGCCTACCTCGAGACGGAGCTGGGCAAGCGGAGGGCCAAGTTCGCTAGGGCGCGCCACGGCTGCCCCGCCGCGCTCCCCGACTGGGACGAGGCGCTCAACGACATGACGCTGGACGAGGCGCGGGAGCTGCTCCAGGCCATCGACGCCGCGCTGCGGGCCACGGGAGACAGGATGGAGGCGCTGGGCTTGCCTGATGGCCGCGGCCACGGCCCGCTCGATCAGCAGGTCGCGCCGGACTCTTCCGACGACGCCGTCATGCTGCAGCAGCTCGGGCACGGTGTCGGCGTGCCCTGGGCCGGAGGCTACCCCGTGGACATGGCCGACGCCGCCGGCTTCCAGCAGCTGCAGATGGTGCCGTACGACGGCGGGAACAACGACGGCCTGCTCGAGCGATTCCCAGGGGGACATGGCTTCCAGATGCAACGAGGGTGCGCCGGCGATAACTACTCGGGCGGCTGCGACGGGATGATCGCGCCGGGCATCACCAATGCTGACTACAACTACTCGGGCTGCGGCGACCGGATGCTCGCTCCGGACTTCGCCGATGCTGGCTACAAGTACAACtacgcgggcggcggcgacgggatgcTCACGCTGGGCCCCGCCAATGCTGGCTGCAACTACTCGGGCAGCGGCGACGGGATGCTCGCGCCAGGCTTCGCCAATGCTGTCTGCAACTACTCGGGCGGCGGCGGGCAGATGCTCGCGCCGGGCTTCGGCGACGCTGGTTACAACTGGCCTGATCTTACCATGTGGCACACCGACGAGGTGTGCGACACAGCCATGCCACGTGGGTATTACCCTGGCTTCGCCGACGAGCACTACGCCGCCGAGGTCGCCACCGGTGGCAACTACGTCAACACACTACCATCTGGGTACAGCTACCCCATGGGCATGGGCATGGGTATGGGCGTGGGCGACAACTTCACCAGTCTGGAGAGCAGCTACACGGCGGCGCATTGGCAGGCCGAGGCGTTGCAGCACTCCGATACCAGCACCAGCACCGGCGAGCTGCTGTCAGCTGCATCATCGCCTCGTTATCTCTACTAG